A part of Natronogracilivirga saccharolytica genomic DNA contains:
- a CDS encoding TRAP transporter substrate-binding protein — translation MTFASCGPIDDTVVLRLGHGLDSSHPVHKGMERMAELVYEKSDGEMRIDIYPNEQLGTERETLELLQIGSVDITKVSAAVMEGFTRKFSIFSVPFMFVNEEHMHEMLDGPIGKRVLDAAEPYRLVGLCYYDAGSRSFYTTDRPVRKPEDLEGLSIRVQESVSAIRMVNILGGSATPISWGELYTALQQGVVDGAENNPPSFYLSRHYEVSKYYTLNEHTAVPDVLLISSNTWENILSEEQREIVQEAALESVPYQREEWEKATEEALEAVEKAGVEIIYPDREPFMEASEPFYERMRAEQPELYELFTEIQELGREFTD, via the coding sequence TTGACTTTTGCATCTTGCGGACCCATTGATGACACAGTGGTACTGCGTTTGGGGCATGGTCTTGATTCATCTCATCCGGTTCATAAAGGTATGGAGCGCATGGCCGAGTTGGTTTATGAAAAATCCGACGGAGAGATGCGAATTGATATTTATCCAAACGAACAGCTGGGAACAGAGCGGGAAACTCTGGAGCTGCTGCAAATCGGAAGCGTGGATATCACCAAGGTTTCGGCTGCGGTGATGGAAGGTTTCACCAGGAAATTTTCGATTTTCAGCGTTCCTTTCATGTTTGTCAATGAAGAGCATATGCATGAGATGCTTGACGGCCCTATTGGGAAGCGGGTTCTGGATGCTGCAGAGCCTTATCGGCTCGTCGGATTATGCTATTATGATGCTGGCAGTCGAAGTTTTTACACCACTGACCGGCCTGTCCGTAAGCCGGAAGATCTCGAGGGATTGAGTATCAGGGTACAGGAGAGTGTCTCTGCCATCCGAATGGTGAATATTCTGGGAGGATCCGCAACTCCAATATCATGGGGTGAGCTGTACACTGCTCTGCAGCAGGGGGTGGTGGATGGTGCCGAAAATAATCCCCCCAGCTTTTATCTCTCCAGACATTACGAAGTGTCAAAATATTATACTCTGAATGAACATACGGCAGTTCCGGACGTACTGCTTATTTCCTCCAACACCTGGGAAAACATACTCAGTGAAGAGCAAAGGGAAATAGTTCAGGAAGCTGCACTTGAGTCGGTGCCTTATCAGCGTGAGGAGTGGGAAAAAGCCACTGAAGAAGCACTTGAAGCTGTGGAAAAAGCCGGTGTCGAAATAATCTATCCCGACCGGGAGCCATTCATGGAAGCCTCAGAGCCGTTTTATGAAAGGATGCGAGCGGAGCAGCCGGAACTTTATGAACTTTTTACAGAAATACAGGAGCTTGGCCGTGAATTTACTGATTAA
- a CDS encoding TRAP transporter large permease, giving the protein MDIIGILVLVITFALLLAIGVPVAFSIGIATILTLLVSVDFIPAVTTVAQRLGTGLDSFTLLAIPFFIFAGQIMNRGGIAERLIDFAKALVGMLPGGLAYVNTLAAMLFGAISGSAVAAASAVGSFMTPQMEKQGYERGYSASVNITSATTGLLIPPSNILIVYSLASGGVSIAALFLAGYLPGAFTGLMIMFVAGYFAYLRKYPTSERLPLKEVVIKFGRAIPSLLMIVIVIGGIIAGIFTATEASAIAVLYAFVLAFLINRELKLSELKHVVLASCNTTAIVALLIGTSLGMSWVMSYENIPQMVTSGLLTLSDNPFLILVIINVTLLAVGVFMDMTPAVLIFTPIFLPVVMELGMDPVHFGIMMILNLSVGLCTPPVGTVLFVGCAVAKLSITQLIKPLLPFYAAMIFSLIVVIWFEELSLFLPRLLGF; this is encoded by the coding sequence ATGGATATTATCGGAATTTTGGTTTTGGTCATTACTTTTGCACTGTTGCTGGCTATCGGTGTTCCTGTGGCATTCAGCATCGGAATTGCCACAATTCTGACGTTGCTTGTCAGCGTAGATTTTATTCCTGCCGTTACCACAGTAGCCCAGCGACTGGGTACCGGGCTTGACAGTTTTACTCTTCTTGCCATTCCTTTTTTTATTTTTGCCGGTCAAATTATGAACCGGGGAGGTATAGCCGAACGGCTGATCGATTTTGCCAAAGCGCTGGTGGGTATGTTGCCGGGTGGACTTGCTTATGTTAATACTCTTGCTGCCATGCTTTTCGGAGCGATATCCGGATCGGCCGTTGCTGCCGCCTCTGCAGTTGGTTCATTTATGACACCCCAAATGGAAAAACAGGGGTACGAGCGTGGCTACAGTGCATCGGTTAACATTACATCAGCAACCACGGGTCTGCTAATTCCGCCCAGCAACATTCTTATCGTCTACTCCCTGGCCAGCGGCGGTGTCTCCATTGCGGCTCTGTTTCTGGCCGGCTATTTGCCAGGTGCATTTACCGGGCTTATGATTATGTTTGTGGCCGGCTATTTTGCCTATCTGCGAAAATATCCCACATCTGAGCGTCTCCCGCTAAAAGAGGTGGTCATAAAGTTCGGACGCGCCATTCCAAGTTTGTTGATGATTGTAATTGTGATAGGTGGAATCATAGCCGGGATTTTTACCGCTACCGAAGCATCAGCCATTGCCGTGCTCTATGCTTTCGTACTTGCGTTTTTAATCAACAGGGAACTGAAACTATCTGAATTGAAGCATGTTGTTCTTGCCAGTTGCAATACTACGGCCATTGTTGCCTTGCTTATCGGAACATCACTTGGTATGTCATGGGTCATGTCCTATGAAAATATTCCCCAAATGGTTACATCGGGCTTGCTGACCCTTAGTGACAATCCGTTCCTGATTTTGGTTATTATCAATGTAACCTTGCTGGCCGTAGGAGTTTTTATGGATATGACACCAGCTGTACTGATTTTTACCCCGATTTTTCTGCCTGTTGTCATGGAGTTGGGCATGGACCCCGTCCATTTTGGAATTATGATGATTTTAAACCTGAGTGTCGGACTTTGCACTCCACCGGTAGGTACCGTTTTGTTTGTGGGATGTGCGGTGGCCAAACTTTCAATAACCCAGTTGATAAAGCCCTTATTGCCATTTTACGCCGCAATGATTTTCTCGCTTATCGTAGTCATATGGTTTGAGGAACT
- a CDS encoding HAD family hydrolase → MKKLKIQHEFFIGIDSDGCVFDTMEIKHKECFIPNIIKHWNLQAVSKYARDAAEFVNLYSKWRGINRFPALVMSFDLLREWDEVKKRGRSIPEVPELRKFIDSGRPLSNSSFKEYIEEVGTNDELKTALEWSNAVNQTVDDMVYGMPPFPYVRESLEKMNGTADMMVVSATPTDALEKEWSENEIDNQVRLIAGQEMGPKKQHLQLAATGKYKPEHILMIGDAPGDMNAAKANNALFYPIMPGNEDASWQRFYDEASDRFIRGEYAGSYEENLIQEFLDILPDTPPWKR, encoded by the coding sequence TTGAAAAAACTGAAAATACAACATGAATTTTTTATTGGTATCGATTCCGACGGATGTGTTTTCGACACCATGGAAATAAAGCATAAAGAGTGTTTTATTCCCAATATTATAAAACACTGGAATCTTCAGGCAGTATCAAAATATGCAAGGGATGCAGCCGAATTTGTCAATCTATACTCCAAATGGAGAGGAATAAACCGGTTTCCCGCCCTTGTGATGAGTTTTGACCTGTTGCGTGAATGGGATGAAGTAAAAAAAAGGGGACGTTCCATACCAGAGGTTCCGGAATTACGAAAATTCATCGATTCAGGTCGGCCTCTGAGCAATTCTTCTTTTAAAGAATACATAGAGGAAGTCGGAACAAACGACGAGCTTAAAACAGCACTGGAATGGAGCAATGCGGTCAACCAAACCGTCGATGACATGGTATACGGAATGCCGCCATTCCCGTATGTTCGTGAAAGTCTTGAAAAAATGAATGGTACCGCAGATATGATGGTCGTCTCGGCAACTCCCACCGATGCTTTGGAAAAAGAATGGAGTGAAAATGAGATCGACAATCAGGTTCGCCTTATAGCCGGACAGGAAATGGGGCCTAAAAAACAGCATTTGCAACTAGCGGCTACCGGCAAATATAAACCGGAACACATACTCATGATCGGGGATGCACCCGGTGATATGAATGCGGCAAAAGCCAATAATGCACTATTCTATCCCATTATGCCAGGGAATGAGGATGCCTCGTGGCAGCGTTTTTATGATGAAGCATCTGACCGGTTTATCCGGGGTGAGTATGCAGGATCTTATGAAGAGAACCTTATCCAGGAGTTTCTGGACATTTTGCCTGATACTCCGCCGTGGAAACGGTAG
- a CDS encoding lactate racemase domain-containing protein yields MVLEKISTEDNLTEDQLDEFFTRALADLPLDNKNVLVVIPDSTRTAPLDTLYRLLHEQLGQRVNTLEYLIALGTHQPMSEEAINKMLGRGQNGVPHYKVHNHRWDDPDQLVQLGTIKKSEIEEISGGLFGEDVPVEINKLIFDYDHVLMLAPTFPHEVVGFSGGNKYFFPGISGAKILNFFHWLGAVITNRNIIGTSYTPVRAVVDKAAAMIDLPRTCFSMVIKGRGIKGIFMGTPENAYKKAAELSSHEHIRYVGKPFKDVLSMAPPMYQDVWTAGKCMYKLEPVIAKGGRLIIYAPHITEVSYTHGKLIDEIGYHVRDYFMKQMDRFQHIPRGILAHSTHVKGSGTFENGVETPNVEVVLATGISKERCDQINLGYMDPDTIDIDQWKNREDEGILLVEKAGEILYRLKSDS; encoded by the coding sequence ATGGTATTAGAAAAGATCAGTACTGAAGATAACCTGACCGAAGACCAACTCGATGAATTTTTTACCAGGGCACTTGCAGACTTGCCTCTGGATAACAAAAATGTCTTGGTCGTCATACCCGACAGCACGCGAACCGCTCCGCTTGACACGCTTTACCGACTACTGCACGAGCAGCTCGGACAACGGGTAAATACCCTTGAGTATCTTATCGCCCTGGGCACTCATCAGCCTATGTCCGAGGAGGCGATCAACAAAATGCTCGGGCGGGGTCAAAACGGTGTGCCCCACTACAAGGTTCATAATCACCGCTGGGATGATCCCGATCAACTGGTACAACTGGGTACGATCAAAAAATCAGAAATCGAAGAAATCTCCGGCGGATTGTTTGGAGAAGATGTGCCCGTTGAAATAAACAAATTGATTTTTGATTATGATCATGTTCTGATGCTGGCACCGACATTTCCGCACGAAGTAGTCGGATTCTCCGGTGGTAATAAATACTTTTTCCCCGGGATATCCGGTGCCAAAATCCTGAATTTCTTTCACTGGCTCGGAGCTGTTATTACCAATCGCAATATCATCGGAACGAGTTACACACCGGTGCGGGCGGTGGTCGACAAGGCAGCAGCCATGATCGATCTTCCCAGAACATGTTTCAGCATGGTTATCAAGGGACGGGGAATCAAAGGCATCTTCATGGGAACTCCGGAGAATGCCTACAAAAAAGCGGCCGAACTGTCGTCACACGAGCACATCCGGTATGTCGGCAAACCCTTCAAGGATGTTCTTTCTATGGCTCCGCCCATGTATCAGGACGTCTGGACTGCCGGCAAATGCATGTACAAACTCGAGCCCGTAATTGCCAAAGGCGGACGTCTTATCATATACGCTCCTCATATTACCGAGGTATCTTACACACATGGAAAATTAATTGATGAAATCGGATATCATGTCCGCGACTATTTCATGAAGCAGATGGACCGGTTCCAGCATATCCCACGCGGCATTCTTGCACATTCCACCCATGTCAAAGGAAGCGGTACATTCGAAAACGGTGTTGAAACGCCCAATGTTGAGGTCGTTCTGGCGACCGGCATCAGCAAGGAGCGATGTGATCAGATCAACCTTGGCTACATGGATCCCGATACCATCGATATTGATCAATGGAAAAACCGGGAAGATGAGGGCATTCTGCTTGTGGAAAAAGCAGGGGAAATCCTGTATCGGCTGAAAAGCGATTCATAA
- a CDS encoding TRAP transporter small permease, which produces MTVLVLTVLLQVFMRYIIGSPVTFTEELSRFLLIWLGLMAASYAYRQRSHLALDLLILKMRGRQKVVLNVIIHALIGLFSISVLVIGGIQLVYVTYALEQYSSALGISMGIVYIAVPLSGVAITIYAVDFILQELGLRESDMVTETATSEEDLHTG; this is translated from the coding sequence ATGACCGTCCTTGTGCTAACAGTACTGTTACAGGTATTCATGCGCTATATCATTGGAAGTCCGGTAACATTTACCGAAGAACTTTCTCGTTTTCTTCTGATCTGGCTTGGATTAATGGCGGCGAGTTATGCCTACAGACAGAGGTCACACCTTGCGCTGGATTTATTGATTCTTAAAATGAGAGGTCGTCAAAAAGTAGTGCTGAACGTTATAATTCATGCACTTATAGGACTTTTCTCCATTTCGGTTCTTGTAATAGGTGGCATTCAGCTTGTATATGTGACCTATGCTCTTGAACAGTATTCTTCAGCACTGGGTATTTCTATGGGCATTGTATACATTGCAGTTCCACTAAGTGGTGTCGCTATTACCATATATGCCGTTGATTTTATTTTGCAGGAGCTGGGATTGAGGGAAAGTGATATGGTAACGGAAACCGCAACAAGCGAAGAAGATTTACATACGGGGTAA